The window AGGCAGTTAGATTCTTGGGCGAAAAGCTATGTAGCAGACAGTGGAATGTCTCGTGAAGTCATATGCGAAAGAGAACTGCTAGAGACGGCGAAGTGTGCAGGAAGATACTACGCTATAAACTTAAATAACAGAAGCACAGTCGAGTTCCGTCTATTCAGAGGCACGCTTAACATTAATACGTTCAAGGCTACGATCCAATTCGTGAAGGCTTTGCGTGACTTAGTTATCGACTACTCAATAGAAGAGTTACAAACAATGTCATGGAACGGGGTAGCTAGATACCTGGAAAGACAGGGATATGAAGAGTTAAACAGATACCTAAAACAGCGTGGAATTGAGTATAAAGATGTATCGACACTTTCATATGAGTCTGACAGGGAAACTGCATAGTCAATAGGGTATGCATTAATAACAAAAATCTAAAATAATAAAGGGGTTAGATATTATGTGTAGACTTGGTGGAATAGTTTTATCGGATAGGCCGAGGACTGTAAAGAAGTATGAACAGATTACAGAAGACTTGCTCATGACTCTTGTCAACATGGAAGATGCCCTGGGAGGGGATGGGAACAGCTTAACGTTCCACTATCCGAACGGGGAATACCGAATCATTAAAGAACACCGAAAAGTAAATCGGCTGTTCAGTAGATTCAATGAAATACGACAAAACTTAATGGATGGGGCAATCATCGTACAGATGCATGCACGTTTAAGTACTTGCGGGCCAAGTAAGTACCATGAGAACATGCACCCGTTCGTACATGGCCCGATTATCGGATGCCATAACGGCCAGATACAGGACAAATACATCTGGAAATCCCTTGAGAAAATGAATATTACGCCATACAGCACAACAGACAGTGAAGCCATGTTTGCACTAATGTCCGTATACAGTCCTACGCTTAGACCCGGAGGTATGCAGGAAGTGTTAGACGAACTGGATGGAACATACGCCATAACAGCAGTCACTCAGGATCAGCCGAACATGCTGTTCATGGTAGCAGGGGATAATCCGCTTTGCTATTGGAATAACAAGAAAGCTGGGGAACTGTGGTACGCAAGCACACCGAGCCTTCT is drawn from Pueribacillus theae and contains these coding sequences:
- a CDS encoding class II glutamine amidotransferase codes for the protein MCRLGGIVLSDRPRTVKKYEQITEDLLMTLVNMEDALGGDGNSLTFHYPNGEYRIIKEHRKVNRLFSRFNEIRQNLMDGAIIVQMHARLSTCGPSKYHENMHPFVHGPIIGCHNGQIQDKYIWKSLEKMNITPYSTTDSEAMFALMSVYSPTLRPGGMQEVLDELDGTYAITAVTQDQPNMLFMVAGDNPLCYWNNKKAGELWYASTPSLLPETLNIPTKKVKKEYTYGKNKGKTYTTRVRNIVELEEGQALYIRSHRKKVTLEKQEFEVWGSYYSSWRTGWDTDFDGYYEDEDGYGIYGMTEQERAYYGKLAEDN